One window of Elaeis guineensis isolate ETL-2024a chromosome 11, EG11, whole genome shotgun sequence genomic DNA carries:
- the LOC114914642 gene encoding vacuolar-sorting protein BRO1-like, whose translation MDGQGLTVTRSLGPDTAQPRSSSVLHKRGKIQKKKKKEKETKTVIHPFSTYGISGGGERDACGAREEDGGGGPIQPPAAIHRHHLLRARGPDQRGRPPGRPPDALRSREPVLRRDLLQHYFRALALIEPRFPISRDGAHVHFLAFTWHDAFKPYKKVSLPSIHLEKSAVLFDLAVVYSQIALSTDRSSAAGLKQAWHSFQAAAGAFAFVRHHVAAKAVAAGATLDVSPECASMLERLMLAQAQGCFFEKVVTDAKPPGLFSKVAR comes from the exons ATGGACGGCCAAGGTCTCACTGTAACACGAAGTCTGGGTCCTGACACCGCGCAGCCTCGTTCCTCCTCCGTCTTGCA TAAAAGAGGAaagattcaaaagaaaaaaaaaaaagaaaaagaaaccaagACGGTGATCCATCCATTCAGCACCTATGGCATCTCCGGCGGTGGTGAACGTGATGCTTGCGGTGCACGAGAAGAAGACGGCGGCGGCGGACCTATACAGCCCCCTGCGGCAATACATCGCCACCACCTTCTCCGAGCGCGAGGCCCAGACCAacgaggacgacctccaggccgtccGCCAGATGCGCTCCGATCTCGAGAACCCGTCCTCCGCCGCGACCTCCTCCAGCACTACTTCCGCGCCCTCGCCCTCATTGAGCCCCGCTTCCCCATCTCCCGCGACGGCGCCCACGTCCACTTCCTGGCCTTCACATGGCACGACGCCTTCAAGCCCTACAAGAAGGTCTCCCTCCCCTCCATCCACCTCGAGAAGAGCGCCGTCCTATTCGATCTCGCCGTCGTCTACAGCCAGATCGCACTATCCACCGATCGATCCTCCGCCGCCGGGCTGAAGCAGGCTTGGCATTCATTTCAGGCCGCCGCAGGGGCTTTCGCGTTTGTGCGCCATCACGTGGCTGCCAAGGCGGTTGCTGCTGGGGCGACGCTGGATGTGTCTCCCGAGTGCGCCTCCATGCTCGAGCGGCTCATGCTTGCGCAGGCGCAGGGGTGCTTCTTTGAGAAGGTTGTTACTGATGCCAAGCCTCCCGGGCTCTTCTCCAAGGTCGCTAGATAG